In Nitrospinota bacterium, a genomic segment contains:
- a CDS encoding cob(I)yrinic acid a,c-diamide adenosyltransferase, whose protein sequence is LEAWDLCRKKIESKEYDMVIMDEINYAIHYNLLNLDDVISFLKNKPKKIHIVLTGRNAKPELIEIADIVTEMRDIKHSYRRGMKAQKGIEY, encoded by the coding sequence CATTAGAGGCTTGGGACCTGTGCAGGAAAAAGATAGAATCAAAGGAATACGATATGGTTATCATGGATGAAATTAACTATGCCATACATTACAATCTCCTTAATTTAGATGATGTCATAAGTTTCCTAAAGAATAAACCTAAAAAGATTCATATTGTTCTTACAGGAAGAAATGCAAAACCCGAGCTTATAGAAATTGCTGATATTGTTACAGAGATGAGGGATATTAAACATTCCTATCGAAGAGGAATGAAGGCACAGAAGGGAATTGAATATTGA